The following proteins come from a genomic window of Flavobacterium eburneipallidum:
- a CDS encoding glycoside hydrolase family 35 protein, with protein MNKILFKLGVLLICLMPFFNTAQTKGFSISNGEFHQDGKIIKIHSGEMHYERIPKEYWRHRLQMLKAMGMNTVATYVFWNYHEIEPGVWDFKTGNKDLAEFLRIAKSEGLYVILRPGPYACGEWEFGGYPWWLQNNPDLVIRTNNKAFLEACKTYLQNLYAVVKGNFANQGGPIIMVQAENEFGSYVSQRTDISAEDHKAYKTAIYNMLKETGFPEPFFTSDGTWLFEGGAVEGVLPTANGESNIENLKKQVDKFHKGQGPYMVAEFYSGWLDHWAEPFVKIGSEEIASQTKKYLDAGVSFNYYMAHGGTNFGFTSGANYNEESDIQPDITSYDYDAPISEAGWATPKFMAIREVMQKYSKTKLPAIPEKIPVTKYPNQGIKSSMDVLSWIKKEKAVVNDQPLTFEKLGQGNGYVLYRKRFTQPISSGKLKIEGLRDFATVYVNGVKVGELNRVFKNYELTLSIPFNGILEILVENMGRINYGAEIVHNTKGIIAPVFINEYEISGGWEMYKMPMNEVPAIKNETIKSGRPVLYESIVNIEKPADTFLDMTNWGKGIVFVNGHNLGRYWKVGPQQTLYVPGCWLKAGENKFVVLEQLNENSQTELIFTDQPILEKLNRDTN; from the coding sequence ATGAATAAGATATTATTTAAGCTCGGAGTATTATTGATTTGCCTGATGCCGTTTTTTAATACGGCACAAACAAAAGGATTTTCTATATCTAATGGAGAATTTCATCAAGATGGGAAAATTATAAAAATCCATTCAGGAGAAATGCACTATGAGCGTATTCCTAAAGAATATTGGAGACATCGATTGCAAATGCTTAAAGCTATGGGAATGAATACTGTGGCAACTTATGTGTTTTGGAATTATCACGAAATTGAGCCAGGTGTATGGGATTTTAAAACCGGTAATAAAGATTTGGCTGAGTTTTTACGTATTGCTAAAAGTGAAGGATTATATGTGATTCTTAGGCCAGGTCCGTATGCATGTGGGGAATGGGAATTTGGAGGATATCCTTGGTGGTTGCAAAATAATCCAGATTTAGTAATTCGTACCAATAACAAAGCATTTTTAGAAGCGTGTAAAACGTATCTGCAAAATTTGTATGCAGTGGTAAAAGGAAATTTTGCAAACCAGGGAGGGCCAATTATTATGGTTCAGGCTGAAAATGAATTTGGTTCGTATGTTTCTCAAAGAACCGATATCAGTGCTGAGGATCATAAAGCTTACAAAACAGCCATTTACAATATGCTTAAAGAAACTGGTTTTCCAGAGCCTTTTTTTACTTCTGACGGTACCTGGCTGTTTGAAGGCGGTGCTGTTGAAGGCGTGTTACCGACTGCAAATGGAGAATCAAATATAGAGAATTTAAAGAAGCAGGTTGATAAATTCCATAAAGGACAAGGGCCTTACATGGTGGCAGAGTTTTATTCCGGTTGGTTGGATCATTGGGCAGAACCATTTGTTAAAATTGGATCTGAGGAAATTGCAAGTCAAACCAAAAAATACCTTGATGCAGGGGTTTCTTTTAATTATTATATGGCACATGGCGGTACTAATTTTGGATTTACCTCTGGGGCAAATTATAATGAAGAAAGTGATATTCAGCCTGATATTACAAGCTATGATTATGATGCGCCTATCAGCGAAGCAGGTTGGGCAACACCAAAATTCATGGCTATTCGTGAAGTCATGCAAAAGTACTCCAAAACAAAATTACCGGCGATTCCAGAGAAAATACCGGTTACAAAATATCCTAATCAGGGTATCAAATCCAGTATGGATGTTTTAAGTTGGATAAAAAAAGAAAAAGCAGTTGTAAATGACCAACCCTTAACATTTGAAAAGTTAGGTCAGGGAAATGGATATGTTTTGTATCGAAAAAGATTTACGCAACCAATTTCTTCTGGCAAATTAAAAATTGAGGGATTGAGAGACTTTGCTACTGTTTATGTAAATGGAGTTAAGGTGGGGGAATTGAATAGAGTTTTCAAAAATTACGAGTTGACCCTTTCTATTCCTTTTAACGGTATTTTAGAAATTCTGGTTGAAAACATGGGACGTATTAATTACGGAGCCGAAATAGTACATAATACTAAAGGTATTATTGCTCCAGTATTCATTAATGAATATGAAATTAGTGGTGGATGGGAAATGTATAAAATGCCGATGAATGAAGTGCCGGCTATTAAAAATGAAACGATAAAATCGGGACGCCCAGTTTTATATGAATCTATTGTAAACATAGAGAAGCCAGCCGACACTTTTCTTGATATGACTAATTGGGGAAAGGGAATTGTATTTGTTAACGGCCACAATCTTGGTCGCTACTGGAAAGTAGGACCGCAGCAAACGCTGTATGTACCAGGCTGCTGGTTGAAAGCGGGCGAGAATAAGTTTGTTGTATTGGAACAGCTTAATGAAAATTCCCAGACAGAATTAATTTTTACAGATCAACCGATACTTGAAAAGTTAAATAGAGATACAAACTAA
- a CDS encoding alpha-L-fucosidase, whose amino-acid sequence MKKSIAIIALLFSVQMFSQAIYEDERYVPETDPLVLKNLDEWQGKKFGLLMHWGTYSEWGIVESWSICPEDYGWCERKKGSNPANYNQYVKDYEGLKKNFNPTKFNPEKWAKAAKNAGMKYMVFTTKHHDGFNMFDTKYSDYKVTDAGCAFSTNPKANIAKEVFNAFRKENISTGAYFSKPDWHNENYWDPYFPPFDRNVNYDPAAYPDKWKKYVDFTHNQILELLTDYGKIDILWLDGGWVAKTSKEDVKKGFAEKFAENESGNGFIKHRVVDQDIKMDELVVKARQKQPGLIVVDRAVHGKNQNYLTPENRVPEKTLPYPWESCITSGGGWSYTPDAKYLTGRQGIHMLIDVVAKGGNLLLNVAPGPDGEWQQGAYDLLTAYGDWMKVNNTAIYNTKPIAPYKENNICMTQNKAGNVFLFYLAKEGENTIPSEVIVNSISPKKGTKITMLGSKTSLKWTKLDKGFKVIIPESLRNNLPSKEAWTLKIEAINR is encoded by the coding sequence ATGAAAAAAAGTATAGCAATCATAGCCCTATTATTTTCGGTACAAATGTTTTCACAAGCCATTTATGAAGACGAAAGATATGTGCCAGAAACAGATCCATTAGTACTAAAGAATTTGGACGAATGGCAGGGCAAAAAGTTTGGTTTACTGATGCACTGGGGAACTTACAGTGAATGGGGAATTGTAGAATCTTGGTCTATCTGCCCTGAAGATTATGGATGGTGCGAACGCAAAAAAGGAAGCAATCCAGCCAATTATAATCAATATGTAAAAGATTATGAAGGATTGAAAAAAAACTTCAATCCTACTAAATTTAATCCTGAAAAATGGGCAAAAGCAGCTAAAAATGCCGGGATGAAATACATGGTTTTTACCACAAAACACCATGATGGATTTAATATGTTCGATACCAAATATTCGGATTATAAAGTAACCGATGCTGGTTGCGCTTTTAGTACGAATCCAAAAGCAAATATTGCAAAAGAAGTTTTTAATGCTTTTAGAAAAGAAAATATTTCTACTGGAGCTTATTTTTCTAAACCTGACTGGCACAACGAAAATTATTGGGATCCTTATTTTCCTCCTTTCGACAGAAATGTAAATTATGATCCAGCGGCATATCCGGATAAATGGAAAAAATATGTTGATTTTACACATAACCAAATTTTAGAATTATTGACCGATTACGGTAAAATTGATATTTTATGGCTAGATGGTGGCTGGGTTGCTAAAACCAGCAAAGAGGATGTTAAGAAAGGATTTGCTGAAAAATTTGCTGAAAACGAATCAGGAAACGGATTTATCAAACACAGAGTAGTGGATCAAGACATTAAAATGGATGAATTGGTAGTTAAAGCACGTCAAAAACAACCCGGATTAATTGTAGTTGACAGAGCAGTTCACGGAAAAAACCAAAACTACTTAACTCCTGAAAACCGTGTTCCAGAAAAAACTTTGCCTTATCCTTGGGAATCTTGTATCACTTCAGGCGGAGGATGGTCTTACACTCCCGATGCTAAATATTTAACAGGAAGACAAGGGATTCACATGTTGATTGATGTGGTTGCCAAAGGTGGAAATTTGTTGCTAAACGTAGCTCCGGGACCTGATGGCGAATGGCAGCAAGGTGCTTATGATTTATTGACAGCTTACGGTGATTGGATGAAAGTAAACAACACCGCCATTTACAACACTAAACCTATTGCTCCATACAAAGAAAATAATATTTGTATGACTCAAAATAAGGCAGGAAATGTGTTCTTGTTTTATTTGGCTAAAGAAGGAGAAAACACCATTCCATCAGAAGTGATTGTGAATTCGATTAGTCCAAAAAAAGGAACAAAAATCACCATGTTAGGTTCTAAAACGTCCTTAAAATGGACTAAATTAGACAAAGGATTTAAAGTGATCATTCCGGAAAGTTTGAGAAATAATTTACCATCAAAAGAAGCCTGGACTTTAAAAATTGAAGCGATTAACAGATAA
- a CDS encoding GH92 family glycosyl hydrolase, which translates to MVLYKRITLQTVCFFYILFFSAAILAQQPADFVNPFIGTSNFGATFPGPIAPRGMASISPFNVSGPQNRPLEKDSQWLSNPYVNENKFLTGFSQVNLSGVGCPELGVILLMPTTGTVETNHLKYGSTYSNEIAKTAYYSVNIDKYKVKAEFTASKRVGVSQFTFPKGQSNILLNLGVGLTNEEGAMVKIVSSTEIEGMRSVGSFCYNSPEDAYPVYFVAKFSKPADQFGVWKKPAQYNGAEAQWMGYNGKTRMMENTIKTVVGDSIGTYFTYQFDKEETVNVKIGISYVSIENARENLEKETGNKSFDAVYKETYDEWNTELSKILVEGGSKDDKTIFYTALYHTLIHPNTLNDYNGEYPEIKRSKIGKTDGTRYTVFSLWDTYRNLHQLMSLAYPKQQSDMVKSMLEMYDENGWLPKWELNSTETFTMVGDPASIVIADTYLKGIRDFDVQKAYKAMLKGADQMENNPLRPGLKDYIEKGYLTTNDRGPVSTTQEYNASDYSISLLAKALGKTADANRFKKRSLSYKKLFDKNLKLLRPRLADGKWYEPFDPVSGANFEENVGFIEGNAWQYAFMVPHDIKGLIQLMGGNKGFSSQLQKVFDSKQFDMANEPDIAYPYLFNYLKGEEFKSQDLVKKLVREYFQNKPKGLPGNDDTGTMSAWLVYSMMGIYPIAPGEPVYTITTPMFDKITIKLDSNYYKKESIVIEREVNNDGKIKQIQLDGKAVNSYFISHDDFVNGTTLKVIQN; encoded by the coding sequence ATGGTTTTATATAAAAGGATAACATTACAAACAGTATGTTTTTTTTACATACTGTTTTTTAGCGCAGCTATTTTAGCACAGCAGCCAGCCGATTTTGTCAATCCGTTTATTGGAACTTCCAATTTTGGAGCTACTTTCCCTGGACCAATTGCGCCAAGAGGAATGGCTAGTATTAGTCCGTTTAATGTTTCCGGACCTCAAAACCGACCTTTGGAAAAAGACAGTCAGTGGCTGTCCAATCCCTATGTGAACGAGAACAAATTTCTAACAGGTTTCAGTCAGGTAAACTTAAGCGGAGTCGGTTGTCCGGAATTAGGCGTTATTTTGCTGATGCCCACTACGGGAACTGTTGAAACCAATCATTTAAAATACGGTTCTACTTATTCTAACGAAATTGCCAAAACGGCCTATTACAGTGTAAATATTGATAAATACAAAGTGAAAGCAGAATTTACAGCTTCGAAAAGAGTAGGTGTCAGCCAATTTACTTTCCCTAAAGGACAATCCAATATTTTACTGAATCTTGGTGTAGGTTTAACCAATGAAGAAGGAGCAATGGTAAAAATAGTTTCTTCCACAGAAATTGAAGGAATGCGAAGCGTGGGTTCGTTTTGTTACAACAGTCCAGAAGATGCTTATCCCGTTTATTTTGTAGCCAAATTTTCGAAACCAGCAGACCAATTTGGTGTTTGGAAAAAACCAGCCCAATACAATGGAGCTGAAGCCCAATGGATGGGGTATAATGGCAAAACCCGAATGATGGAAAATACTATTAAAACGGTAGTTGGAGATAGTATTGGAACGTATTTTACCTATCAATTCGACAAGGAAGAAACCGTGAATGTTAAAATAGGAATTTCCTATGTAAGTATCGAAAATGCCCGTGAAAATCTCGAAAAAGAAACTGGAAATAAATCCTTTGATGCAGTTTACAAAGAAACATATGACGAATGGAATACCGAACTTTCTAAAATTCTAGTTGAAGGCGGTTCAAAAGACGATAAAACTATTTTTTACACCGCATTGTATCACACTTTAATTCATCCCAATACTTTAAATGATTACAACGGAGAATATCCTGAAATAAAAAGAAGCAAAATTGGCAAAACGGATGGCACTCGTTACACCGTATTTTCACTTTGGGATACCTATAGAAATTTACACCAACTGATGTCTTTGGCTTATCCAAAACAACAATCGGATATGGTGAAAAGTATGCTCGAAATGTACGATGAAAATGGCTGGTTGCCTAAATGGGAATTGAATTCTACCGAAACTTTTACGATGGTAGGCGACCCTGCCAGTATTGTAATTGCAGATACTTATCTAAAAGGAATTCGTGATTTTGATGTTCAAAAAGCCTATAAAGCAATGCTGAAAGGCGCTGATCAAATGGAGAATAATCCACTTCGTCCAGGATTGAAAGATTATATCGAAAAAGGATATTTGACTACTAATGATCGTGGGCCCGTTTCTACCACACAAGAATACAATGCGTCGGATTATTCCATTTCACTTTTGGCGAAAGCCCTGGGAAAAACTGCCGATGCCAATCGATTTAAAAAGCGTTCGTTGTCGTACAAAAAGTTATTCGATAAAAATTTAAAATTATTGCGACCAAGACTAGCTGACGGAAAATGGTATGAACCATTTGATCCTGTTTCGGGAGCTAATTTTGAGGAGAATGTAGGTTTTATCGAAGGGAATGCCTGGCAATATGCATTTATGGTTCCGCACGATATTAAAGGTTTGATCCAATTGATGGGCGGAAATAAAGGCTTCTCCAGCCAATTGCAAAAAGTATTTGATAGCAAGCAATTTGATATGGCGAACGAACCTGATATTGCTTATCCGTATTTGTTTAATTATTTGAAAGGAGAAGAATTTAAAAGTCAGGATTTGGTTAAAAAATTAGTTCGCGAATATTTCCAAAACAAGCCAAAAGGATTACCTGGAAATGATGATACAGGAACTATGTCAGCCTGGTTAGTTTATTCGATGATGGGAATTTATCCTATTGCTCCTGGAGAACCTGTTTACACGATTACAACGCCTATGTTTGATAAAATTACCATCAAGTTAGATTCTAATTATTATAAAAAAGAAAGCATTGTAATTGAACGAGAAGTCAACAATGACGGCAAAATCAAGCAAATTCAATTAGACGGAAAAGCAGTAAATAGTTATTTTATTTCGCATGATGATTTTGTGAATGGAACAACCTTAAAAGTGATTCAAAATTAA
- a CDS encoding glycoside hydrolase family 3 N-terminal domain-containing protein — protein MLVIKVKKISLVLVAFVGFSSLGFAQNKYPYQDSKLEVEARVKDLLSRMSLEEKVRQMDMYKGEFFKEKEDFSKTKSNAKIGKLGIGAIHDIYPRSAKMINDLQKEVIKNNRWGIPALIMCEMLHGYLDDGSTAFPMNIGLGATWDTNLMDKVGKVIATEARAHGVHFGLGPNLDLGREPRWGRVAETFGEDAYLNSEIGLAMIKGMQGDDLKSDRSIIAEPKHFAVHGIPQAGGNSSPILVGERSAREDHLPSFQKAFTKGGALGTMCAYSELDGIPCAANHWLLTDVLRKEWGFKGIVVSDLGAIKYLQTTHYVTNSPKESIREAVAAGVDMQFYDFTNEFWQQSLIELVNEKKLTMEQIDRAAGGVLRLKFMLGLFENPYTEKNLIKERFHTKENQDIALEAGHKSMVLLKNENNLLPLKKDIQTIAVIGPNADASRLGGYAVKNKVGTTVLEGIKQVVGKDTNVLYEEGVPLIVKGQIIPSKYLFTPDGSQNGLKGEYFNNRNVEGTPALTRIDNQLEFDWPWNPGVGVNDDDFSIRWTGYIQSEKSFDGWLGLSSDDGIRMWIDDQLVIDNWTKGATSIVTTPKNIEAGKKYKVRIEMWEGGWGARVHLRWNLEKINLQPAIDIAKKADVAVVVLGESNELVEENRDVASLDLHGMQQELIEAIQKTGTPVVCVLLNGRPLSINWINENIPAIVEGWFPGEAGGKAVADVLFGNYNPGGRLPITFPKSVGQLPIYYNQKPSAIHRYVSESENPLYTFGYGLSYTTFEYSNLTLSTSEIKADGSLKVSIDVKNTGNYDGDEVVQLYINDVYSSVTTPEKTLKGFKRVHIKKGATETVEFTLTPDELAIWNREMKNVVEPGDFEVMVGGNSVNLLKSKFKVME, from the coding sequence ATGTTAGTAATAAAAGTAAAAAAGATAAGCCTTGTTTTAGTAGCGTTTGTAGGTTTTAGTAGCCTTGGTTTCGCTCAAAATAAATATCCTTATCAGGATTCCAAATTAGAAGTTGAAGCGCGGGTAAAAGACTTGTTAAGCCGAATGAGTCTGGAAGAAAAGGTGCGTCAAATGGATATGTACAAAGGCGAATTTTTTAAAGAAAAAGAAGATTTCTCTAAAACGAAATCCAATGCTAAAATTGGAAAATTAGGAATCGGAGCCATTCATGATATTTATCCGCGTTCGGCAAAAATGATTAATGATCTTCAAAAAGAAGTGATTAAAAACAACCGTTGGGGAATTCCAGCATTGATTATGTGTGAGATGCTTCACGGTTATTTAGATGACGGAAGTACAGCTTTTCCCATGAACATTGGTTTGGGAGCTACTTGGGACACTAATTTAATGGATAAAGTAGGGAAAGTAATTGCTACCGAAGCCAGAGCGCATGGCGTTCATTTTGGTCTTGGACCCAATTTAGATTTAGGTCGCGAACCAAGGTGGGGAAGAGTGGCAGAAACTTTTGGTGAAGATGCTTACTTGAACAGCGAAATTGGTTTGGCAATGATTAAAGGAATGCAAGGCGATGATTTAAAATCAGATCGTTCGATTATTGCAGAACCGAAACATTTTGCTGTTCACGGAATTCCACAAGCGGGAGGAAATTCTTCTCCAATTTTAGTGGGTGAACGTTCGGCTCGTGAAGATCATTTGCCTTCTTTTCAAAAAGCATTTACAAAAGGTGGCGCTTTAGGAACCATGTGTGCTTATTCTGAATTAGATGGGATTCCTTGTGCTGCTAATCATTGGTTGTTGACTGATGTTTTACGAAAAGAATGGGGTTTTAAAGGAATTGTAGTTTCTGATTTGGGAGCTATTAAATACCTTCAAACCACACATTATGTTACTAATTCTCCAAAAGAAAGTATCCGTGAAGCAGTTGCTGCAGGAGTGGATATGCAATTTTATGATTTTACGAATGAGTTTTGGCAACAAAGTCTGATCGAATTGGTAAATGAAAAGAAACTGACCATGGAACAAATTGATCGTGCGGCTGGTGGGGTTTTACGATTGAAGTTTATGTTAGGTTTATTCGAAAATCCATATACAGAAAAAAATCTAATTAAAGAGCGTTTTCATACCAAAGAAAATCAGGACATCGCTCTTGAAGCAGGACATAAATCGATGGTTTTATTGAAAAATGAAAATAATCTTTTACCACTGAAGAAAGACATTCAAACTATTGCTGTTATCGGCCCTAATGCCGATGCATCAAGACTGGGAGGATATGCGGTTAAAAATAAAGTAGGAACTACAGTTCTTGAGGGAATCAAACAAGTGGTGGGTAAAGATACGAATGTACTTTATGAAGAAGGTGTTCCTTTGATTGTAAAAGGACAAATTATTCCATCTAAATATTTATTTACTCCTGATGGATCTCAAAACGGATTAAAAGGAGAATATTTCAATAATAGAAATGTGGAAGGAACTCCTGCATTAACACGTATTGACAATCAATTAGAATTCGATTGGCCCTGGAATCCGGGTGTAGGGGTGAATGATGATGATTTTTCGATTCGTTGGACCGGTTATATTCAATCCGAAAAATCCTTTGACGGTTGGTTAGGCTTAAGTTCTGATGACGGAATCAGAATGTGGATTGACGATCAATTGGTCATTGACAACTGGACAAAAGGAGCAACGAGTATTGTAACTACTCCAAAAAACATTGAAGCAGGAAAAAAATACAAAGTCCGCATTGAAATGTGGGAAGGTGGCTGGGGAGCCAGAGTACACTTGCGATGGAATCTTGAAAAGATAAACCTGCAACCAGCGATTGATATTGCTAAAAAAGCCGATGTTGCTGTAGTGGTTTTAGGAGAATCGAATGAATTAGTGGAAGAAAACAGAGATGTGGCGAGTTTAGATTTACACGGAATGCAACAGGAATTAATTGAAGCGATTCAAAAGACAGGAACACCAGTAGTTTGTGTGTTGCTAAACGGTCGTCCGCTTTCTATAAACTGGATTAACGAAAATATTCCAGCTATTGTGGAAGGTTGGTTTCCGGGAGAAGCTGGAGGAAAAGCAGTAGCTGATGTTTTGTTTGGAAATTATAATCCAGGCGGAAGATTGCCGATTACTTTTCCAAAATCGGTTGGGCAATTGCCTATTTATTACAACCAAAAACCATCGGCCATACATCGTTATGTTTCTGAAAGTGAAAATCCGTTATATACTTTTGGATACGGTTTGAGTTATACCACATTCGAATATTCGAATTTAACTTTAAGTACTTCTGAAATTAAAGCTGACGGAAGCTTGAAAGTAAGCATTGATGTTAAAAATACCGGAAATTATGACGGAGATGAAGTGGTGCAATTGTACATTAATGATGTGTATAGTTCCGTAACAACTCCTGAAAAAACACTAAAAGGTTTTAAAAGAGTACATATCAAAAAAGGAGCGACTGAAACGGTAGAATTTACTTTAACTCCTGACGAATTGGCTATTTGGAACCGGGAAATGAAAAACGTAGTAGAACCTGGCGATTTTGAAGTGATGGTAGGAGGAAATTCAGTAAATTTATTGAAGTCAAAGTTTAAGGTTATGGAGTAA